One window of the Klebsiella sp. WP3-W18-ESBL-02 genome contains the following:
- a CDS encoding CTP synthase produces MENSAVTPLLRIALVGDYNADVIAHQAIPLAIDDAAAVLELPVEYCWLATRDVKSADDLAGFDALWLVPASPYQNTEGALTAVRYARENSLPFLGTCGGFQHAIVEYARNVMGWEDAAHAETDREGRMVIAPLTCSLVEKSDAIELRANTLIARAYGRDTIEEGYHCNYGIAADFAAELDAQPLRVTGWDDNGDIRAVELVTHPFFVATLFQHERNALAGRPAPLVQAFLHAAAQ; encoded by the coding sequence ATGGAAAACTCCGCCGTTACTCCTCTTCTCCGTATTGCCCTCGTTGGCGACTACAATGCCGATGTCATTGCGCATCAGGCGATTCCGCTGGCGATCGACGATGCTGCCGCGGTGCTGGAACTGCCCGTTGAATATTGCTGGTTGGCCACGCGCGATGTGAAAAGCGCTGACGATCTGGCCGGTTTTGATGCCCTCTGGCTGGTGCCTGCCAGCCCGTACCAGAATACCGAAGGCGCGCTGACTGCCGTGCGCTATGCGCGTGAAAACAGCCTGCCGTTTCTGGGTACCTGCGGTGGTTTTCAGCATGCGATTGTTGAATACGCGCGTAATGTGATGGGCTGGGAAGATGCCGCGCACGCGGAAACTGACCGCGAGGGGCGGATGGTCATCGCGCCGCTCACCTGCTCGCTGGTGGAAAAAAGTGATGCCATTGAACTGCGCGCCAACACGCTGATTGCCCGCGCCTACGGCCGCGACACGATCGAAGAAGGGTATCACTGCAACTACGGGATTGCCGCCGACTTCGCCGCCGAGCTTGATGCGCAGCCGCTGCGCGTGACGGGTTGGGATGATAATGGTGATATTCGCGCGGTAGAACTGGTCACTCACCCGTTCTTTGTCGCGACGCTGTTCCAGCATGAGCGCAATGCGCTGGCGGGCCGGCCGGCACCGCTGGTGCAGGCCTTCCTGCACGCCGCCGCGCAGTAA
- a CDS encoding DUF488 domain-containing protein: MIQCKRVYEDAAPDDGYRVLVDRLWPRGIKKEDLIYDEWCKTLAPSAELRKAFHGEVIDFASFCQHYREELSHHLEDGRRLADIAHNQGVTLVYAAANTAQNHARVLADWLKNL; this comes from the coding sequence ATGATCCAGTGTAAACGCGTATACGAAGACGCTGCACCTGATGATGGCTACCGTGTTCTGGTTGATAGGCTGTGGCCGCGCGGCATTAAAAAGGAAGACCTCATCTACGATGAGTGGTGTAAAACCCTGGCCCCGTCGGCAGAGCTGCGTAAGGCCTTTCACGGAGAAGTGATCGATTTTGCCAGCTTCTGCCAGCACTATCGCGAAGAGCTTTCACACCATCTGGAGGACGGTCGCAGGCTGGCCGACATTGCGCATAATCAGGGCGTTACGTTGGTTTACGCCGCCGCAAACACCGCGCAAAACCACGCGCGCGTGCTCGCCGACTGGCTGAAAAATCTCTGA
- a CDS encoding DUF333 domain-containing protein, with protein MSSRYLLLLPLFLAGCAKQAQPEAPLPPQIGMANPAAVYCQQKGGESIPQVNEKGQFSLCKLPDGETIEEWALWRRDHPQKK; from the coding sequence ATGTCATCCCGCTATCTTTTACTGCTGCCGCTGTTCCTTGCTGGCTGCGCAAAACAGGCTCAACCGGAGGCGCCATTACCGCCGCAGATCGGTATGGCAAATCCTGCTGCCGTCTACTGCCAGCAGAAGGGCGGAGAAAGCATTCCGCAGGTTAATGAGAAGGGACAATTCAGCCTGTGTAAACTGCCAGATGGGGAAACGATCGAAGAATGGGCGCTGTGGCGTCGCGATCATCCGCAGAAAAAATGA